Proteins encoded together in one Catalinimonas alkaloidigena window:
- a CDS encoding SDR family oxidoreductase: protein MTQKNPTSTKKPEVVVITGASAGVGRATAREFGKRGAKVALLARGVDGLEGAKRDVEVMGGEALVIPTDVADATAVEAAAQQVEETFGPIDVWVNNAMNSVFAPFKEIIPADFKRVTEVTYLGQVYGTMAALKYMQTRDRGTIILVGSALAYRGIPLQSAYCGAKHGIQGFFDSLRAELSHDKSNINLTMVQLPAMNTTQFGWVKTRLPHKPRPMGTIYQPEVAARAITYAVDHPRREYFVGYPTFQAIWGDKIWPGFLDWYLGKTGIKGQQTDQPEAPDRKNNLWEPVPGDHGAHGDFDAEAWEYSPEMALSRNREWIAAGLGFALAMGAVLMGVKKGR from the coding sequence ATGACACAGAAAAACCCAACCTCAACCAAAAAACCTGAAGTTGTAGTAATCACCGGAGCTTCGGCTGGCGTGGGACGCGCCACCGCCCGGGAATTTGGCAAGCGCGGTGCGAAAGTAGCGCTGCTGGCCCGCGGCGTGGACGGCCTGGAAGGGGCCAAACGCGATGTGGAAGTGATGGGGGGAGAGGCGCTGGTGATTCCGACCGACGTGGCCGATGCTACCGCCGTGGAAGCGGCCGCGCAGCAGGTGGAAGAAACGTTCGGACCAATCGATGTGTGGGTGAACAACGCGATGAACAGCGTTTTCGCCCCTTTTAAAGAAATTATACCCGCCGATTTTAAGCGCGTCACCGAAGTGACCTACCTCGGGCAGGTCTACGGCACCATGGCGGCACTGAAGTACATGCAGACCCGCGACCGTGGCACCATTATCCTGGTGGGGTCGGCGCTGGCATACCGCGGCATTCCGCTCCAATCGGCGTATTGTGGGGCCAAGCACGGCATCCAGGGCTTTTTCGATTCGCTGCGGGCCGAACTGAGCCACGACAAAAGCAACATCAACCTGACGATGGTGCAGCTCCCCGCCATGAATACCACGCAATTCGGCTGGGTAAAAACCCGCTTGCCCCACAAACCCCGCCCGATGGGGACGATCTACCAGCCCGAAGTGGCCGCACGCGCCATCACTTACGCCGTCGACCATCCGCGTCGCGAGTATTTTGTGGGCTACCCGACGTTTCAGGCCATCTGGGGCGACAAAATCTGGCCCGGCTTCCTAGATTGGTACTTAGGCAAAACCGGTATCAAGGGACAGCAAACCGATCAGCCCGAAGCACCCGATCGCAAAAACAACCTGTGGGAACCGGTACCCGGCGATCACGGTGCGCACGGCGATTTCGATGCCGAAGCGTGGGAATATTCGCCGGAAATGGCGCTGAGCCGCAACCGCGAGTGGATAGCGGCCGGACTGGGCTTTGCCTTGGCGATGGGAGCCGTGCTGATGGGCGTTAAAAAAGGACGCTAA
- a CDS encoding leucine-rich repeat domain-containing protein yields MRAFVWFLASFVAVGLAQAQQHGTLRGGEAARTTTRPDTVTTLVLRDEGLTRIPDVVYRFPNLQELNVAGNTIRTIPRRLQRLDSLHTLNLSKNQLAGKRLRIRRNRTLRTLYLQDNDLTHLRGRYPRLRGLEALFLNRNALTALPQNVGRMRALQELHLNDNQLADLRQLPLRALGSHLRSLNVVRNGIRELPAELTLLSHLQALSLANNELSEVCPVVGQLDSLRSLILYHNHLTEFPPCVLELDRLRELDVYYNQIAQVPPDIDRLQHLEVLYLSHNRLPYLPESITHLPRLQKLYLHHNQLVDLPSGLERLHHLEVLHLQHNLFDFFPPGILRLHALRDLDVSHNDITEFPSALLHLSALDCLYLFHNPIDRTQPWFPPFEETLRQLHRRHVRIGFESEK; encoded by the coding sequence ATGCGCGCGTTTGTCTGGTTTCTTGCTTCTTTCGTGGCAGTTGGCCTGGCTCAGGCACAGCAGCACGGCACGCTCCGTGGCGGGGAAGCCGCCCGTACCACCACCCGGCCCGACACCGTCACCACGCTGGTGCTGCGCGACGAAGGACTCACCCGGATTCCTGACGTGGTGTACCGTTTTCCGAACCTGCAGGAACTGAACGTGGCGGGGAATACGATTCGCACCATTCCCCGGCGGTTGCAACGCCTCGACTCGCTTCACACGCTCAACCTGTCGAAGAATCAACTGGCGGGCAAACGACTGCGAATTCGCCGGAACCGCACCCTCCGGACGCTGTATTTGCAGGACAACGACCTGACGCACCTGCGCGGGCGCTACCCACGGCTGCGCGGCCTCGAAGCGTTGTTCCTGAACCGCAATGCGCTGACCGCCCTGCCCCAAAACGTAGGGCGCATGCGCGCGCTGCAGGAGTTGCACCTGAACGACAATCAACTGGCCGACCTGCGCCAGTTGCCGCTGCGGGCGCTGGGGTCGCACCTCCGGTCGCTCAATGTGGTGCGTAACGGCATCCGGGAGCTGCCCGCCGAACTGACGCTCCTCTCCCACCTGCAGGCACTTTCGCTGGCCAACAACGAATTGTCGGAGGTCTGCCCGGTGGTGGGACAACTCGATTCGCTCCGGTCGCTGATTCTCTACCACAACCACCTGACCGAGTTTCCTCCCTGCGTGCTGGAACTGGACCGCCTGCGGGAACTGGACGTCTACTACAATCAGATTGCGCAAGTGCCCCCGGACATTGACCGGTTACAGCACCTGGAAGTGTTGTATCTCTCGCACAACCGCCTGCCCTACTTGCCCGAGTCGATTACACACCTGCCCCGCCTGCAAAAGCTGTACCTCCACCACAACCAGCTGGTGGACCTGCCATCGGGTTTGGAACGCCTGCACCACCTGGAAGTGCTGCACCTGCAGCATAACCTCTTCGATTTTTTTCCACCGGGCATTCTGCGCCTGCACGCCCTACGCGACCTGGACGTCTCGCACAACGACATCACCGAATTTCCGTCGGCGTTGCTCCACCTCTCTGCCCTCGATTGCCTCTACCTGTTTCACAACCCCATCGACCGCACGCAACCGTGGTTTCCGCCCTTCGAAGAAACGCTCCGCCAGCTGCACCGGCGCCACGTCCGCATCGGGTTTGAATCGGAAAAATGA
- a CDS encoding DUF1573 domain-containing protein produces the protein MRTFFAFFLLLWSGSVWAQYPTMQVTDLTYDFGTIQEVDGPQVARFPFANTGSGPLYILDVEEDCTCMEVRFPRKPIAPGEEGVIEVTFSPRGRPGGFNRPLIVNSTADPVRRLFHIKGNVIPRERTVEDYFPDKLGNVRIYSRYLNLGMVPKTGQKESTFRIFNQSNDTIRFQPVPPGVIPAKISVTPQALAPNDTGFVHVVFDGTKREGYGYFNYSLTLPYREGDQYNYLPLFVLGSIEDEARDMTPEEAKRHAHLELDQMTQPLAEGAPATFQLKNTGSKPLKIHQIRTNCACLTPKVTSQEVAPGQSTTLSVTMNEAPEASARSYSVVLYTNDPTTPTQRLTLKAQPNN, from the coding sequence ATGCGCACTTTCTTTGCTTTCTTCCTGCTTCTCTGGTCCGGTTCTGTGTGGGCGCAATACCCCACAATGCAAGTTACTGACCTCACGTACGATTTCGGTACCATCCAGGAGGTAGACGGCCCACAAGTGGCCCGTTTTCCGTTTGCCAACACCGGCAGCGGACCGCTCTACATTCTCGACGTGGAAGAAGACTGCACCTGTATGGAAGTGCGCTTTCCGCGCAAGCCCATCGCTCCGGGCGAAGAAGGCGTAATCGAAGTGACGTTCAGCCCCCGGGGGCGGCCGGGTGGTTTCAACCGCCCGCTCATCGTCAACTCCACGGCCGATCCGGTGCGCCGCCTCTTCCACATCAAAGGCAACGTAATTCCGCGCGAACGGACGGTAGAAGATTATTTTCCCGACAAGCTGGGCAACGTGCGGATTTATTCGCGCTACCTGAACCTGGGCATGGTGCCCAAAACCGGGCAGAAGGAAAGCACATTTCGGATTTTCAACCAGAGCAACGACACCATCCGGTTCCAGCCGGTGCCGCCCGGCGTCATTCCGGCGAAGATTTCGGTCACGCCCCAGGCCCTGGCACCGAATGACACGGGCTTCGTCCACGTGGTTTTCGACGGCACCAAACGCGAAGGCTACGGCTACTTCAACTACTCGCTGACACTTCCGTACCGCGAAGGCGATCAGTATAATTACCTGCCGTTGTTTGTGCTGGGCTCCATCGAAGACGAAGCGCGGGACATGACGCCGGAAGAAGCCAAACGGCACGCCCACCTGGAATTGGACCAGATGACCCAGCCGCTGGCCGAGGGTGCCCCGGCCACGTTCCAGCTGAAAAATACGGGCAGCAAGCCGCTAAAAATTCACCAGATCCGCACCAACTGCGCCTGCCTGACGCCGAAAGTGACGTCGCAGGAAGTGGCCCCCGGGCAGAGCACCACGCTGTCGGTTACGATGAATGAAGCGCCGGAAGCCAGCGCACGTAGCTATTCGGTGGTGTTGTACACGAACGACCCGACAACGCCGACACAGCGGCTGACCTTAAAAGCACAGCCTAACAACTAA
- the trpS gene encoding tryptophan--tRNA ligase, with protein sequence MSRILTGIQSSGKPHLGNLLGAILPAIALSRQPDAHGRLNESLYFIADLHSLTTIKEADVRQQNTLSVAAAWLACGLDTSQHILYRQSRLPEVCELTWYLNCFTPFPMLANAHSFKDKSDRLADVNAGLFTYPVLMAADILLYDAEVVPVGRDQRQHLEITRDIAQGFNNRYGEVFVVPEAQIDERVMTIPGLDGQKMSKSYGNTIDVFQPVKKLRKNVMQIVTDSTPLEDPKDPETDTVYQLYSLLATPEQTAEMARKYRAGNYGYGHAKQELFELFEAHFAEEREKFEHYMNHPEEVERILQEGEHRARLIGQKVLERVRGVLGFA encoded by the coding sequence ATGTCGAGAATCCTGACTGGCATTCAAAGCTCCGGCAAACCCCACCTCGGAAACCTGCTGGGAGCCATTTTGCCGGCCATTGCGCTGTCGCGTCAGCCCGATGCACACGGGCGGTTGAACGAGTCGTTGTATTTTATTGCCGATCTGCATTCGCTCACGACCATCAAAGAAGCCGACGTGCGGCAGCAGAACACGCTGTCGGTGGCAGCGGCCTGGCTCGCGTGCGGGCTGGATACGAGCCAGCACATTTTGTACCGGCAGTCGCGCCTGCCCGAAGTGTGTGAACTGACCTGGTACCTCAATTGCTTCACGCCGTTCCCCATGCTGGCCAATGCGCATTCGTTCAAAGACAAATCGGATCGGTTGGCGGACGTCAACGCCGGGCTGTTTACATATCCGGTGTTGATGGCGGCGGATATTCTGCTATACGACGCCGAGGTGGTTCCGGTTGGGCGCGATCAGCGTCAGCACCTGGAAATTACGCGCGACATCGCCCAGGGTTTTAACAATCGCTACGGCGAAGTTTTCGTAGTGCCTGAGGCTCAGATCGATGAGCGGGTAATGACCATCCCCGGCCTGGACGGACAAAAGATGAGTAAATCGTACGGAAATACGATCGACGTGTTCCAGCCCGTCAAAAAACTGCGGAAAAACGTCATGCAGATCGTCACCGACAGCACGCCCCTCGAAGATCCGAAAGACCCCGAAACCGACACGGTCTATCAACTCTATTCGCTGCTGGCCACGCCCGAACAGACCGCCGAAATGGCGCGCAAGTACCGCGCCGGCAACTACGGCTACGGGCACGCTAAGCAGGAACTGTTCGAGTTGTTCGAGGCGCATTTCGCCGAAGAGCGCGAAAAGTTTGAGCATTACATGAATCACCCGGAAGAGGTCGAACGTATTCTTCAGGAAGGGGAACACCGCGCCCGCCTCATCGGCCAGAAGGTGCTGGAGCGCGTTCGCGGGGTGTTAGGATTTGCATAA